From a region of the Labilithrix sp. genome:
- a CDS encoding DUF3327 domain-containing protein, which yields MSAAPSSLPRLAIHELIGTKPTPEKIDKWLDGRTIPIVEGRSCTFIWRGEANAVNLRHWIFGLETANALARIEGTDLWYLTLEIPENSRVEYKFELVREKGFKWVEDPRNPNRARDPFGANSVLQSDGYAFPDWAKYDATSRPGYLEPFSFHSKAFGGMRSGKIYLPARFRKSRLYPILVVHDGTDYINFAAMKNVLDNLIERLEIPDMIVAFTDSPDRLREYANDERHAKFLTEELLVDLTKRLPIIDRPQSRCLMGASFGAVAAFSTATRYPGVWGRLLLQSGSFAFTDIGKTNRRGPLFDRIVEFMNEMRSEPKAVSERVFVSCGVYESLIYENRSLIPLLETTGMQVKFVEARDGHNWENWRDRLREGLSWLFPGPLMFIYE from the coding sequence ATGAGCGCAGCACCTTCGAGTCTCCCTCGCCTCGCGATCCACGAGCTCATCGGCACGAAGCCGACGCCGGAGAAGATCGACAAATGGCTCGACGGCCGGACGATCCCGATCGTCGAGGGCCGGAGCTGCACCTTCATCTGGCGCGGCGAAGCCAACGCGGTGAACCTGCGTCACTGGATCTTCGGCCTCGAGACCGCGAACGCGCTCGCGCGGATCGAGGGCACCGACCTCTGGTACCTCACCCTCGAGATCCCGGAGAACTCGCGCGTCGAGTACAAGTTCGAGCTCGTCCGCGAGAAGGGTTTCAAGTGGGTCGAGGACCCGCGGAACCCCAACCGCGCGCGGGATCCGTTCGGCGCCAACTCCGTCCTCCAGAGCGACGGCTACGCGTTCCCGGATTGGGCGAAGTACGACGCCACCTCGCGCCCCGGCTACCTCGAGCCGTTCAGCTTCCACTCGAAGGCGTTCGGCGGAATGCGGAGCGGCAAGATCTATCTGCCCGCGCGCTTCCGCAAGTCTCGCCTCTATCCGATCCTCGTCGTCCACGACGGCACCGACTACATCAACTTCGCGGCGATGAAGAACGTGCTCGACAACCTGATCGAGCGCCTCGAAATCCCCGACATGATCGTCGCCTTCACCGACTCGCCGGATCGCCTCCGCGAATACGCGAACGACGAGCGGCACGCGAAGTTCCTCACCGAGGAATTGCTCGTCGACCTCACGAAGCGACTCCCGATCATCGATCGCCCGCAGTCGCGCTGCCTCATGGGCGCGAGCTTCGGCGCCGTCGCCGCGTTCTCGACCGCGACGCGCTACCCCGGAGTGTGGGGGCGCCTCTTGCTCCAGTCCGGCTCTTTTGCGTTCACCGACATCGGCAAGACCAACCGTCGCGGTCCGCTCTTCGACCGCATCGTCGAGTTCATGAACGAGATGCGGAGCGAGCCCAAGGCGGTCAGCGAGCGCGTCTTCGTGAGCTGCGGCGTCTACGAATCATTGATTTACGAGAATCGCTCTCTCATTCCCCTGCTCGAAACGACCGGCATGCAGGTGAAGTTCGTCGAAGCGCGCGACGGTCACAACTGGGAAAACTGGCGCGACCGCCTGCGGGAGGGCCTCTCGTGGCTCTTCCCGGGTCCGCTGATGTTCATCTACGAATAA